In one Pirellulales bacterium genomic region, the following are encoded:
- the xerC gene encoding tyrosine recombinase XerC: protein MPATLTDDAAAVADNADDNGLQAAIARFLKFMAVERNASQYTIKSYREDLEHLVEFFTESQGDCPSAAQLTTLDLRGFVATLHEAGYAKTTIARRLASLRSFFRFGQRDGWAATNPAKPLRNPRQPRTLPHFLSTEDLGRLLEAPPADEPQGLRDRAILETMYSAGLRVSEVVGLDDDDVDRAGCVIRVRGKGKRERLSPLGSFAFVALDQWLDVRRLAPALLRDKNPRLPLFVNRSGKRLTTRSVGRMLEKYLRQTGLDRRTSPHSLRHSFATHLLDRGADIRSVQELLGHKSLVTTQIYTHVSTANLRAAYEKAHPRAQAEAR from the coding sequence GTGCCTGCTACGTTGACGGACGATGCCGCTGCCGTCGCCGACAACGCCGACGACAACGGCCTGCAGGCCGCGATCGCTCGGTTTCTGAAATTCATGGCGGTCGAGCGAAACGCGTCGCAATACACGATCAAAAGCTACCGCGAAGATCTCGAACACCTCGTCGAGTTCTTCACCGAATCGCAGGGCGATTGCCCGTCGGCGGCGCAACTGACGACCCTCGATCTCCGCGGCTTCGTGGCCACGCTGCACGAGGCGGGCTATGCAAAGACGACGATCGCGCGGCGATTGGCGTCGCTGCGAAGTTTCTTTCGTTTTGGACAGCGCGACGGTTGGGCGGCAACGAACCCCGCCAAGCCGCTCCGCAATCCGCGGCAGCCGCGCACGCTGCCCCACTTTCTCTCGACGGAAGATCTCGGCCGGCTGCTCGAAGCGCCCCCGGCCGACGAGCCGCAGGGGCTCCGCGACCGGGCCATTCTAGAAACGATGTATTCCGCCGGCTTGCGCGTGAGCGAAGTGGTCGGGCTCGACGACGACGACGTCGATCGGGCCGGTTGCGTGATCCGGGTTCGCGGCAAGGGAAAGCGCGAACGGCTCTCGCCGCTTGGCTCGTTCGCGTTCGTGGCGCTCGACCAATGGCTCGACGTGCGCCGCTTAGCCCCCGCGCTGCTGCGAGACAAGAATCCGCGGCTGCCGCTGTTCGTCAACCGCTCGGGAAAGCGGCTTACCACGCGCAGCGTCGGCCGAATGCTGGAAAAATACCTTCGCCAAACCGGCTTGGACCGCCGCACGTCGCCACACTCGCTACGCCACAGCTTCGCTACCCACTTGCTCGACCGCGGCGCCGATATTCGCAGCGTGCAGGAACTGCTCGGGCACAAGAGTCTCGTGACGACGCAGATTTACACGCACGTCAGCACGGCGAATCTGCGCGCGGCGTATGAAAAAGCCCATCCACGGGCGCAGGCCGAAGCGCGGTGA